TTGGTATCAAAGGCCAAAATGCCAGATTGGCAGCCAAATTAACCGGCTGGAAAATCGACATTAAGAGCGAGAGCCAGGCGGAACAGGAATTCGGCAGAGAAAAAGATTCTTCTTCTGAAATGCATCAGGATTCCGTCTCCGTCGACTAAAGTAAAGTACGGGGGGCGCTGACGTATGAAACCAAAAAAAGTGCCGCTGCGCAAATGTGTGGCATGCCAGGAAATGATGCCCAAAAAGCAGCTGATTCGCATCGTTAAAACGCCAGAGGATGAAGTGCTGATCGATTTGACTGGCAAAAAATCCGGACGTGGTGCCTATTTATGCGGCAAAGAGTCCTGTTTTAAGCTCGCACTCAAAAACCGGGCTTTGGATCGGGCGTTAAAAGGCAAAGTCTCACCTGAAATTTACGAGCAACTAGCAGCTGACTTCATCGCGGTTGAGGATGAATTCAAAGCAGCACAGGAGCGTGAACATGACTAATATTAAAACGCTGTCTTATCTGGGACTCTCTATGCGTGCAGGTAAACTTGTAACAGGTGAAGAAATTGTACTTAAAGCGATCCGTTCTTCCGAAGCTAAAATGGTTATTGTTGCGGGTGACGCCTCAGCCAATACACAAAAGAAATTTCGCGATAAATGCGGAACATATAAGGTTCCTCTGTTGATCGGATTTGACCGGGATAGTCTGGGTTCAAGTATCGGTAAAGACACGCGTGTTGTTCTTGCAGTAACGGATCGAGGGTTTGCAAAAATGATCTCCAAGCAAGTCGGTATAATGTCGGAGGTGGAGTATATTGAGTAAACAGGAAAACAAGGATAAATTGCGAGTTTATGAATATGCGAAGTCCCTTAATATGAGTAGTAAAGAAATTATAACCATTCTTAAAAAACTGGAAATTCCCGTAAACAATCATATGAGTGTCATGGAGAATGGTTCAGTGGGTAAGGTGGAACAATTTTTTAAAGATATAAAATCCACTGCTGCTTCCAAACAAGGCAACGAAGCAAAACCAGTTGCTACTTCGGCAGTACGCAGTGACAAAACAGTGGACAGCAACAAGCCGGCCGGCGGAGTGAACACGCCGAATAGCAGTAACCCATCCGGTAGTCCCGTACAAACAAAAATACAACAGGAAAAGCAGGTAGGTATGAACAATAGACCAAATTCCAACAATAACAATGGCACCCAAAGACCCAGCGGCCAAGACAGCCGCAACAGAACGAACTCTTCCCAAGGCTCAAGCCAAGGAGGACAATCAACTAACCGTCCAAGACCAGCTCAAGGCGGACAAAGCAGTACTGCATCCCGTCCGCAAGGAACGGGTCAACGTCCGAATAACAGCGGTGGCGGTCAAGTAAGAACTTCCGGACCTAACAGCGGTGGTAATACAGGTACTGGCGGCAACCGTAGCGGTGGTCAAGGTCAGAGCCAAGGACAAGGCCAACGCAGAAGCGGCCCAGGTGGTACTACTGGCAACAACAACAATAGTGGCAACCGTTCAAACAGCGGTGGCGGTGGACGTCGTTATGATGACAATCGTGGTGGCAACTTCCGTGGTAACCGTGGTGGTAAGAACAACCGCAACAGAAATCAACAACAGTACCAGCAACGTGAGAAAATTGATAACACACCTAAGAAAATCATCGTTCGTGGTGATATGACCGTAGGTGAAACAGCGAAGTTGCTCCATAAGGATGCTTCCGAAGTTATCAAAAAACTCATCGCGATGGGCGTTATGGCAACAATCAACCAAGAACTTGATATCGAAACAATTCTGCTGCTTGCTGGAGAGTTCGGTGTTGAAGTTGAAGTGAAGATTGTGCTCGAAGATGACCGTTTCGAAACACTGGAAGAGAATGATGATCCTGCAGATTTGCAGTCTCGTCCTCCAGTAGTAACCATCATGGGACACGTTGACCATGGTAAAACTACATTGCTTGATGCCATTCGTTCTACGAATGTAACAGGCGGCGAAGCAGGCGGAATCACGCAACACATCGGTGCATATCAAGTTGAAATCAACAACAAGAAAATTACGTTCCTGGATACTCCGGGTCACGAAGCGTTTACAGCGATGCGTGCGCGTGGAGCACAGGTTACGGATATTACAATTATTGTCGTAGCTGCTGATGACGGTGTTATGCCACAAACGGTTGAGGCCATTAACCATGCCAAAGCTGCTGGGCTTCCAATTATCGTAGCTGTCAATAAAATCGATAAACCGGGTGCTGATCCGGATAAAGTAAAACAAGAATTGACTAACTATGAACTCGTTCCGGAAGAGTGGGGCGGAGATACCATCTTTGTTAACGTGTCTGCGAAACAAAGAATGGGTCTGGAAGGTCTGCTTGAAATGATTCTGCTCGTTGCAGAAGTGAACGAATACAAAGCGAACCCGGACAAACGTGCCCGTGGTACAGTGATCGAAGCCGAGCTGGATAAAGGACGTGGCCCAGTTGCCCGTATCCTCGTACAGCACGGTACATTGAAAGTCGGAGATGCTTTCGTAGCAGGTAACTGCTTCGGTCGTGTCCGTGCGATGGTCAATGATAAAGGTCGTCGTCTGAAAGAGGCTGGACCTTCAACACCTGTAGAGATCACAGGTCTAACTGAAGTTCCAGGTGCTGGAGATCCATTCATGGTGTTTGAAGATGAGCGCAAAGCGCGTTCCATCGCTGACAAACGTGCGATTACGCAACGTGAATCCGATCTGGGGACACATACTCGCGTAACGTTGGATGATCTGTTCCAACATATCAAAGATGGCGAGATCAAAGATTTGAACGTTATCATCAAAGGTGACGTGCAAGGTTCGGTTGAAGCATTGAAAGGTTCCCTCGCGAAGATCGAAGTTGAAGGTGTTCGCGTGAAAATCATTCATAGCGGAGCTGGTGCAATCACTGAGTCCGACATCATTTTGGCTGCAGCATCCAATGCCATCGTGATTGGTTTCAACGTTCGTCCTGATAACCAGGCGAAAACAACTGCAGATCAAGAGCAAGTAGACGTTCGTCTGCATCGCGTAATCTACAGTGTTATCGAAGAAATTGAACAAGCGATGAAAGGAATGCTTGATCCGATCTACAAAGAAAAAGTTATCGGTCATGCTGAAGTTCGTAGCACGTTCTCCATCAGTAAAGTGGGTACCATCGCTGGTTGTATGGTTACCTCGGGTAAAATTACGCGTTCTGCGGAAGCACGCCTGATTCGTGATGGCATCGTCCTTTACGAAGGTAAGCTGGATTCCCTGAAACGTTATAAAGATGATGCCAAAGAAGTAGCCCAAGGCTACGAGTGCGGTATCACACTGGATAAATACAATGATCTCAAAGAGGGCGACGTTATCGAAGCCTTCATTATGGAGACAGTACAACGATAAGCAAGGAAGCATGAGGTGAACAACAATGGCTAAGATTCGTACAGGTAGAGTGGGCGAGCAGATCAAGAAAGAATTGAGTTTGCTCATCCAGTCTGAACTGAAGGACCCACGTATCGGCTTTATTACGGTAACGGGAGTCGAAGTGACAGGAGACTTGTCGCAAGCCAAAGTTTATCTAAGTGTCTTCGGTGAACAGGAACAAAAAGATAACTCGCTCAAAGCATTGGCAAAAGCAAATGGATTTTTGCGTTCCGAGCTGGGCAAACGTATCCGGTTTCGTCATGTTCCCGAGTTGATATTCAAGATTGACGAATCCATCGCTTATGGTAGCCGAATTGAGAAGCTGCTTGGCGATATTGGTTCCGACAAGAACGAATCCCAGTAACAGAATAGAGGAGACGGCAATGCACACTTATGAACAGGCGCTCCAGGCCGGAAAGCAATTTCTGCTGGAGCATGATGATTACCTGGTCGTGTCGCATGTACAGCCGGACGGTGACGCAGTCAGCTCGACGGTAACGGTGGGCTGGCTGCTGTCATGTCTGGGTAAGACATTCACGATGATTAATGAAGGCGAAATCCCCGGGCGCATGCAATTTCTGTGGGAAGCAGGCAACATTGTGAACATGACCGAACAACCACCGCAGCGAAAATATAAAGCTGTTATTTGTGTGGATTGTGCTGACTTTGCCAGAGTAGGTTTGACGCGTCATTATTTTGAAGAAGATGCTGTTATTTTGAATATCGATCATCACCCTACGAATGACGGTTATGGTACAGTCAACATCATTAAGTCAGATGCTGCTGCAACGGCTGAAATTTTATTCGATTTTCTTAATCTGTTCCAAGTAACATGGGATAAAGATGTTGCGACGGCAGTTTATACAGGATTGCTTACGGATACAGGTGGTTTCCGCTATGCCAACACCAGTCCCAATGTAATGACAACGGCCTCCAGACTGCTTGAACATGGCGTGGATGGACCCTATCTTGCTCAGACCTTGTTGGAGCAGGTGACTCTTCCACAAATTCGGATTTTGAATCAGGCACTATCAAGCCTGCAGATGACAGATGATGGCAAGATAGCCTGGGTTGTTATTACACCAGATGATATGGTAGCTTGCGGAGCAGCTAACGAAGATCTTGAAGGGGTAGTGAACTATCCGCGCAACATTCAAGGTGTGGAAGTAGGTATCTTTTTCAAAGTGATCAACGAGAACGCCGTCAAGGTTTCTCTGCGTTCGGCTGGCAAGATTGATGTTGCTGCATTAGCACAGACCTTTGGCGGAGGCGGGCATGTGCTCGCAGCCGGATGTCGTCTGGAAGGCAGTCTTGATGATATTGTTGCAAAAGTACTAAAGCAGGTGAATTCACAATGGTAAAGCCATTTGAAGGTGTACTTCCGGTATATAAACCGGCGGGATTTACTTCTCATGATGTTGTAGCCAAGATGCGTCGCATTCTCAAGATGAAGCGCATTGGTCATACGGGCACACTGGACCCACAAGTTACAGGCGTTTTGCCGCTCTGTCTTGGACGGGCGACACGCGTGGTGGAGTACATGCAGGAGCTTCCGAAGGAATATCTGGCTACGCTTAGATTGGGACTTGCTACTGACACAGAGGACATGACAGGGGAAGTCATTGAGCGTGCTGAAACACCGGTGGAAGTCACACAGGATCAGGTTCAACAGGTGCTTGAGCAGTTTCTGGGCACGATCTCTCAGGTGCCACCCATGTATTCTGCGGTTAAGGTAGATGGTAAACGGCTTTATGAGCTTGCTCGTGAAGGGAAAACGGTAGAGCGCAAGAGCCGTGAGGTCACAATCTATGAGCTTGAGCTTACAGGGATTGAGACTCAGGGCGAGACGACCGATATTTCTTTCCGGGCCTTGTGTTCAAAAGGTACCTATATTCGGACATTGTGTGTAGATATCGGCCGACAACTCGGATATCCATCGACCATGGTTCGACTGGAGCGTACAATATCGGCAGGTATCTCTGCAGATCGTTGTCTTCGTATTGAAGAAGTGGAACAACTTATGGCTGATGGGACTTTGGCGGAGGCGCTGATTCCTGTTGACGAGGCTATTGCTTCGATTCCGGCCCACAAGGTTGGAGAAGAACAGGCCAAAGGAGCACTTCAAGGTCAGAAACTGTCTGCACGTCTTCTGGAACCCCCTGTAGAGCAACCTGGTTTGTTACGGTTGTATGCTCAGGATGATACGTTTCTGGGGATATTTGAACGGGATGAACTAAAACCAACGGTGAGGGCAGTTAAAGTCTTTTTGCCGGAATAAAGAGGTCTCGGGCTTGAAGCTGTTGTGGTGATGCTCAAGCTTGGCCTATCTAGTGAAATGCAGGTGAATGATTGTGAAAACCGTAATGCTAACCTATCCGCAGACGTTACATTCGACTGAGCTGAGCACACTTCCGCAAGTGCTTGCGATTGGTCAATTCGACGGACTGCATCTCGGACATGCAAGTGTCATTTTATCAGCTGTCCGCATTGCACGGGAAACGGGCATGCAGGCAGCGGTCATGACCTTTCATCCACATCCGAAGGAAGTTATGCGCAAAGGGGATTACGAGGGTTATTTAACTCCCTTGAGAGATAAAGAAGACATCTTGGCAGGAATGGGCGTTGATGTACTTTATGTGGTGGAGTTCAATGCAGATTTCTCACGGTTGACGCCACAACAATTCGTACAGGACCTGTTGATTCCTCTTCAGACACGAACAGCAGTGGTGGGTTTTGACTTCCGTTTCGGTCATAAGGGTGCAGGGGATGAACAGCTTCTTCGTACTTTGGGAGAAGGAGAGATGACGGTGGAAACCGTTCCTCCTTTCTTGTTAAATGGTGAAAAAGTGAGCAGTTCTCTCATTCGTGGCCTGTTGAAGCGTGGGGAGATGGATGAGGCCAGTCAGTGGCTTGGCCGACCTTACAGCATCAGAGGAACCGTCATTCACGGGGAGAAGCGTGGACGAACGATTGGATTTCCTACAGCCAACCTTGAACTCACGGATCATTACGTTACCCCGTCGAAGGGTGTTTACGCTGTTCGTGTGCAGTATGGCGAACAGGAACTGCACGGCGTAATGAATCTAGGTGTGAAACCTACGTTTCACGAAAGCGGGATGAAACCTACGTTTGAAGTGCACCTGCTTGATTTTGACGGACACTTGTATGACCAGGAACTAAAGGTTGAGCTCGTTCACTATATTCGTGCAGAACGAAAGTTTGACTCTATTGATGCATTGATTAGCCAGATTCGTGAAGATGCATTAACTGCCGGCCGCCTGTTATCTTAAAGGTTCTGGATTAAATGCATGTTTACATTTACTTTAACTAGGCAATTATGATATACTGTACTACGTTGTCGATTGAGACAACATTAACCTTGGCTTGGTTGCTTGCTCTCACCGGCGGTGACGAGGCTAATGGCGATTATATTGAAGGAGGTGAACAGGATGGCATTGACTCAAGAACGTAAACAACAACTGATCGACGAGCACAAAACTCACGAGTCCGATACAGGATCTCCAGAGGTGCAAGTTGCTATCCTTACGGAAAACATCAGAAGTTTGACAGACCACTTGCGTACGCATAAGAAAGACCACCACTCACGTCGTGGACTTTTGAAAATGGTAGGTCAACGTCGTAAGCTTTTGGCTTACGTGAAAAACAAAGATGTTAAACGTTACAGCGCACTGATCGAAAAACTCGGATTGCGTCGTTAATTATCGTACATGTTTTCAAAACCAACCTGGCTGTTATCCGTCATTCTTTTGTCTAAAAGGACAAGCGGAACCTACAGCCGGGTTGTTTTGTAGATGAACATGTTGCCATATATTTGTAGATGGGGCTCCGTGAGGAGCTTTTGTTGTGCAGGTTAGCATGTTGAAAGATCCATACATAGCTAATGAATGCAGGACAAGCAGGAAATACTGTGAATATGCAGAATCCATTGAATTAGGAACGAATAAAAGGAGGGGTTTCATGGAACAGCGTGTTGAAATGCAGCTTGGTGGAAGAAAGCTTACGCTTGAGACTGGGCGTTTGGCCAAGCAGGCTAATGCTGCCGTTAAGGTAACATACGGGGATACCGTTGTATTGTGTACCGTGACAGCATCAAGTGAGCCGAAAGATCTGGACTTTTTCCCATTAACGGTGAACTATGAAGAAAGATTGTACGCCGTAGGTAAAATCCCGGGTGGATTTATTAAACGTGAAGGCAGACCGAGTGAGAAAGCAATTCTTTCAAGCCGTCTGACAGACCGTCCAATTCGTCCTTTATTCCCGGAAGGCTTCCGGAATGATGTACAAGTTCTGAATATCGTTATGAGTGTGGACCAGGATTGCGAACCGCAAATCGCTGCAATGATTGGTACATCAGCAGCATTGAGCATTTCGGATGTTCCATTCAGCGGACCAA
The window above is part of the Paenibacillus sp. 1781tsa1 genome. Proteins encoded here:
- a CDS encoding YlxR family protein; amino-acid sequence: MKPKKVPLRKCVACQEMMPKKQLIRIVKTPEDEVLIDLTGKKSGRGAYLCGKESCFKLALKNRALDRALKGKVSPEIYEQLAADFIAVEDEFKAAQEREHD
- the infB gene encoding translation initiation factor IF-2, translating into MSKQENKDKLRVYEYAKSLNMSSKEIITILKKLEIPVNNHMSVMENGSVGKVEQFFKDIKSTAASKQGNEAKPVATSAVRSDKTVDSNKPAGGVNTPNSSNPSGSPVQTKIQQEKQVGMNNRPNSNNNNGTQRPSGQDSRNRTNSSQGSSQGGQSTNRPRPAQGGQSSTASRPQGTGQRPNNSGGGQVRTSGPNSGGNTGTGGNRSGGQGQSQGQGQRRSGPGGTTGNNNNSGNRSNSGGGGRRYDDNRGGNFRGNRGGKNNRNRNQQQYQQREKIDNTPKKIIVRGDMTVGETAKLLHKDASEVIKKLIAMGVMATINQELDIETILLLAGEFGVEVEVKIVLEDDRFETLEENDDPADLQSRPPVVTIMGHVDHGKTTLLDAIRSTNVTGGEAGGITQHIGAYQVEINNKKITFLDTPGHEAFTAMRARGAQVTDITIIVVAADDGVMPQTVEAINHAKAAGLPIIVAVNKIDKPGADPDKVKQELTNYELVPEEWGGDTIFVNVSAKQRMGLEGLLEMILLVAEVNEYKANPDKRARGTVIEAELDKGRGPVARILVQHGTLKVGDAFVAGNCFGRVRAMVNDKGRRLKEAGPSTPVEITGLTEVPGAGDPFMVFEDERKARSIADKRAITQRESDLGTHTRVTLDDLFQHIKDGEIKDLNVIIKGDVQGSVEALKGSLAKIEVEGVRVKIIHSGAGAITESDIILAAASNAIVIGFNVRPDNQAKTTADQEQVDVRLHRVIYSVIEEIEQAMKGMLDPIYKEKVIGHAEVRSTFSISKVGTIAGCMVTSGKITRSAEARLIRDGIVLYEGKLDSLKRYKDDAKEVAQGYECGITLDKYNDLKEGDVIEAFIMETVQR
- the truB gene encoding tRNA pseudouridine(55) synthase TruB, with the translated sequence MVKPFEGVLPVYKPAGFTSHDVVAKMRRILKMKRIGHTGTLDPQVTGVLPLCLGRATRVVEYMQELPKEYLATLRLGLATDTEDMTGEVIERAETPVEVTQDQVQQVLEQFLGTISQVPPMYSAVKVDGKRLYELAREGKTVERKSREVTIYELELTGIETQGETTDISFRALCSKGTYIRTLCVDIGRQLGYPSTMVRLERTISAGISADRCLRIEEVEQLMADGTLAEALIPVDEAIASIPAHKVGEEQAKGALQGQKLSARLLEPPVEQPGLLRLYAQDDTFLGIFERDELKPTVRAVKVFLPE
- a CDS encoding bifunctional riboflavin kinase/FAD synthetase, which gives rise to MLTYPQTLHSTELSTLPQVLAIGQFDGLHLGHASVILSAVRIARETGMQAAVMTFHPHPKEVMRKGDYEGYLTPLRDKEDILAGMGVDVLYVVEFNADFSRLTPQQFVQDLLIPLQTRTAVVGFDFRFGHKGAGDEQLLRTLGEGEMTVETVPPFLLNGEKVSSSLIRGLLKRGEMDEASQWLGRPYSIRGTVIHGEKRGRTIGFPTANLELTDHYVTPSKGVYAVRVQYGEQELHGVMNLGVKPTFHESGMKPTFEVHLLDFDGHLYDQELKVELVHYIRAERKFDSIDALISQIREDALTAGRLLS
- the rbfA gene encoding 30S ribosome-binding factor RbfA, whose amino-acid sequence is MAKIRTGRVGEQIKKELSLLIQSELKDPRIGFITVTGVEVTGDLSQAKVYLSVFGEQEQKDNSLKALAKANGFLRSELGKRIRFRHVPELIFKIDESIAYGSRIEKLLGDIGSDKNESQ
- the rpsO gene encoding 30S ribosomal protein S15, whose translation is MALTQERKQQLIDEHKTHESDTGSPEVQVAILTENIRSLTDHLRTHKKDHHSRRGLLKMVGQRRKLLAYVKNKDVKRYSALIEKLGLRR
- a CDS encoding bifunctional oligoribonuclease/PAP phosphatase NrnA — encoded protein: MHTYEQALQAGKQFLLEHDDYLVVSHVQPDGDAVSSTVTVGWLLSCLGKTFTMINEGEIPGRMQFLWEAGNIVNMTEQPPQRKYKAVICVDCADFARVGLTRHYFEEDAVILNIDHHPTNDGYGTVNIIKSDAAATAEILFDFLNLFQVTWDKDVATAVYTGLLTDTGGFRYANTSPNVMTTASRLLEHGVDGPYLAQTLLEQVTLPQIRILNQALSSLQMTDDGKIAWVVITPDDMVACGAANEDLEGVVNYPRNIQGVEVGIFFKVINENAVKVSLRSAGKIDVAALAQTFGGGGHVLAAGCRLEGSLDDIVAKVLKQVNSQW
- a CDS encoding ribosomal L7Ae/L30e/S12e/Gadd45 family protein yields the protein MTNIKTLSYLGLSMRAGKLVTGEEIVLKAIRSSEAKMVIVAGDASANTQKKFRDKCGTYKVPLLIGFDRDSLGSSIGKDTRVVLAVTDRGFAKMISKQVGIMSEVEYIE